ACTTAATTTAAAGACCTGACCCCCATGGAGATTTTTAACCATGCCGATTTATGAATATGAGTGCATATCCTGCGGACATAGTTTCGAGCGGGTGATGAAGGTTGCGGAAGACGCCCCTTGCTGCCCATCCTGCGGGGCGTCCCAAGTTAAAAAACTCGTCACCCCGTTTCGGACAAACGCGTGGGCGAATTTCCTTGACGGGATGGAAAAGAAGGTAAGCCCGGGGAAA
The nucleotide sequence above comes from Syntrophobacterales bacterium. Encoded proteins:
- a CDS encoding zinc ribbon domain-containing protein; this encodes MPIYEYECISCGHSFERVMKVAEDAPCCPSCGASQVKKLVTPFRTNAWANFLDGMEKKVSPGKFK